A window of the Dyadobacter pollutisoli genome harbors these coding sequences:
- a CDS encoding DEAD/DEAH box helicase — MTTETIENFSELGLSENIIKALTEMGFEKPSPIQAQGIPAVMQGSDVIGQAQTGTGKTAAFGIPVLERIDTSNNAVQALILCPTRELAVQVSEELGRLGKFMRGIRIEAIYGGDSIDRQIRSLKKGVHIVVGTPGRVMDHMERKTLKFDEVRMMVLDEADEMLDMGFREDIESILADMPEDRQTILFSATMSKPIMSITKRFLNDPILIKVVRNELTNVNIEQVYFEVKPQAKVEVMTRLIDMHHLKSLLVFCNTKRKVDEIVEDLQLRGYASEGIHGDLRQQQRSNVMSKFKAGVTTILVATDVAARGIDVSGLDGVINYDIPLDEEYYVHRIGRTGRAGLSGKAFSLVARDEKYRLKTIEGFTKVKIEKGVIPSYEDIVGVRKARFVENISTSIKEGDDLDLFNDVLEMLHHSGFTTEQIVGALAKQIMGVQKNEYADSNLAWEERRGERDGRREGGSGDRFERRSSGGSRFERGNDRREGDRRGTDRYAPAGRSESRRPEGGRDESKRSATPEAGMTRLFLSLGRKDHILPKDIVGAIAGEANIPGKTIGAIDIYDKFTFVDVPERDARAVLRAMDGNTIKGKPVQIDIAK, encoded by the coding sequence ATGACAACAGAAACTATTGAAAATTTCTCAGAGCTTGGTCTCTCTGAAAACATCATTAAAGCCTTAACTGAAATGGGTTTTGAAAAACCCTCTCCTATACAGGCACAAGGAATTCCAGCAGTAATGCAAGGATCTGACGTAATTGGTCAGGCCCAAACCGGTACCGGTAAAACAGCTGCATTTGGTATTCCCGTGCTGGAAAGAATTGACACATCTAACAACGCAGTACAAGCCCTTATACTTTGCCCGACACGTGAATTAGCAGTACAGGTTTCTGAGGAATTAGGCCGGTTGGGCAAATTCATGAGAGGCATCAGAATTGAAGCTATATACGGAGGCGACTCTATCGATCGCCAGATCCGCTCTTTGAAAAAAGGTGTACATATCGTGGTAGGAACTCCTGGTCGTGTCATGGACCACATGGAGCGCAAGACATTGAAATTTGACGAAGTAAGAATGATGGTGCTTGACGAAGCGGATGAAATGCTTGACATGGGCTTCCGTGAAGACATTGAAAGCATCCTTGCTGATATGCCGGAAGACCGTCAGACTATTCTTTTCTCGGCAACGATGTCGAAACCGATTATGTCGATTACCAAGCGTTTCCTTAATGATCCTATCCTGATCAAAGTGGTTCGCAACGAATTGACAAACGTGAATATCGAACAGGTATACTTTGAAGTGAAGCCACAGGCCAAAGTTGAAGTAATGACCCGTCTGATTGACATGCACCATTTGAAATCCCTTCTGGTTTTCTGCAACACCAAACGCAAGGTGGATGAGATCGTTGAAGACCTTCAATTGAGAGGCTATGCTTCGGAAGGTATCCATGGCGACTTGCGCCAGCAGCAGCGTAGCAATGTGATGAGCAAATTCAAAGCTGGTGTTACTACTATCCTGGTTGCAACCGACGTAGCAGCTCGCGGTATTGACGTAAGCGGACTGGATGGCGTGATCAACTACGACATTCCTTTGGATGAAGAATATTACGTACACCGTATCGGCCGTACTGGTCGTGCAGGTTTGTCAGGAAAAGCATTCTCACTGGTTGCCCGTGACGAAAAATATCGTCTTAAAACCATTGAAGGCTTTACGAAGGTAAAAATTGAAAAAGGAGTAATTCCTTCTTACGAAGATATCGTTGGTGTTCGTAAAGCACGTTTTGTTGAAAACATCTCTACATCCATCAAAGAAGGTGATGACCTGGATCTTTTCAATGATGTCCTGGAAATGTTGCATCACAGTGGCTTCACTACCGAGCAAATTGTAGGGGCTTTGGCCAAGCAAATCATGGGCGTTCAGAAAAATGAATACGCTGACAGCAACCTGGCATGGGAAGAAAGACGCGGAGAACGTGATGGCCGTCGTGAAGGTGGAAGTGGAGATAGATTTGAGCGTCGTTCGTCAGGCGGAAGCCGTTTTGAAAGAGGTAATGATCGCAGAGAAGGCGACCGTCGTGGTACAGACCGTTATGCACCAGCCGGAAGAAGCGAATCCCGCAGACCAGAAGGTGGCCGTGACGAATCGAAACGTAGCGCTACGCCGGAAGCAGGTATGACCCGCTTGTTCCTGAGCCTTGGCCGTAAAGACCATATCTTGCCAAAAGACATCGTTGGAGCCATCGCTGGCGAAGCCAACATTCCGGGAAAGACCATCGGCGCAATTGACATTTATGACAAATTTACATTCGTAGATGTTCCTGAGCGTGATGCCCGTGCGGTACTACGCGCAATGGATGGCAACACGATCAAAGGAAAGCCTGTCCAAATTGACATTGCCAAATAA